Part of the Gammaproteobacteria bacterium genome, GTATTCAGGCCAAAAACCTCTTGGAAATCGGCACTTTTGTAGGATACGGGACATTATGGTTGTCGCGAGCCTTATTACCTGATGGGCAAATCACTACCTGCGAAATTGACAAACGCTGGTGGCCTATTGCCCGCCAGGCCTTCGAACAAGCGGGGGTTTCCCAGCAAATTATCCAGGAAAAACAAGCCGCATTACTGAGTTTAAAAAAATGGACTTCTTTTGAATCACCCCCTCAGTTTGACTTTATTTTTGTAGATGCTGATAAGTCTAATTCTCCCATTTATTTTGAACATTGCCTCAAATTACTGAGCCCGAATGGGTTATTGGTGATGGATAATGTCTGGTGGCAAGGAAAATTGTTGGACGAAAATTATTCACAAAAACGCGCGCAAGTGTTACGCAAGTTTAATCAAGATTTAGCCAAAGACCCGCGAATTGATCTAGTCATGCTACCAATCAGCGATGGCATGAGCTTGATTCGAAAGCGCTAGAAATCAGCGATGTTTTATTTTAACCTTGGCGAGGTCATCATGCTCAGCAAACTTTCCTCTTGAGGCAACCTCTGAGCTATTTTTAGCTTCTCTGCGTACCAACCATAATGTTGGGCTTGTGTTACTAGACGAGGAAAGTAATTCGCGTCTAAAAAATTGCAGCGAGGATTTTTTTTATCCTGACACAATTGATGATCTTTTTTGATGGATTCTATGAAAGCATAAGCTTGCTTTACGTTAATTTGATAGCTGTATGATAAAATCCTAGAGTAGTTATCGAGTTTAATTTTTTCAGAAATTTCG contains:
- a CDS encoding O-methyltransferase yields the protein MSVHSITNPDCQEYFSSLCAEESDIQCSLKALVATLDKVPPMYIDALQGAILAFLARSIQAKNLLEIGTFVGYGTLWLSRALLPDGQITTCEIDKRWWPIARQAFEQAGVSQQIIQEKQAALLSLKKWTSFESPPQFDFIFVDADKSNSPIYFEHCLKLLSPNGLLVMDNVWWQGKLLDENYSQKRAQVLRKFNQDLAKDPRIDLVMLPISDGMSLIRKR